From a single Sorghum bicolor cultivar BTx623 chromosome 5, Sorghum_bicolor_NCBIv3, whole genome shotgun sequence genomic region:
- the LOC8076921 gene encoding AP-2 complex subunit sigma → MIRFILLQNRQGKTRLAKYYVPLEDSEKHKVEYEVHRLVVNRDPKFTNFVEFRTHKVIYRRYAGLFFSICVDITDNELAYLECIHLFVEILDHFFSNVCELDLVFNFHKVYLILDEFILAGELQETSKKAIIERMGELEKLE, encoded by the exons ATG ATCCGCTTCATCCTGCTGCAGAACCGGCAGGGGAAGACGCGGCTGGCCAAGTACTACGTCCCGCTCGAGGACTCGGAGAAGCACAAGGTTGAATACGAG GTTCACCGGCTCGTGGTCAATCGGGACCCCAAGTTTACCAACTTCGTCGAG TTTCGCACACACAAAGTTATCTACAGGAGATATGCAGGACTGTTTTTTTCAATATGTGTGGACATAACTGATAACGAATTGGCCTACTTGGAATGCATTCACTTGTTTGTCGAGATATTGGACCATTTCTTTAGCAATGTTTGTGAGCTTGATTTAGTGTTTAATTTTCACAAG GTTTACCTCATACTAGATGAGTTTATTCTTGCTGGAGAGCTGCAAGAAACAAGCAAAAAG GCAATAATTGAGCGAATGGGTGAACTGGAGAAGCTGGAATGA